The stretch of DNA ATGCTCGGTGATGCTGCGCAGGCAGAAGACGCCGCCCAAGAGACATTTCTACGAGTCTATACCCGGCTTGAAACCTACAACCACAACCGCAAATTCTCCTCCTGGCTTTTGTCTATTGCCTCGCACTATTGCATAGACCAGCTCAGGCGGCGGCGCTACCAAATGATTTCCTGGGACGACCTGCCGCCCTGGCGCTGGCTGCCAACTTCGGAGCCGGAGCCGGAAGATGCTGTGCTGATCGGCGAAACCCACGAGACGCTGCGCTCGTTGCTGGACAACCTGCCCTCCGAACACCGGGCAGCGATTATCTTGTACTACTGGCATGATTTATCTTACGAAGAAATAGCCGAAACCCTTGAAACAACCGTCAGCGCCATTAAAAGCCGGCTCTTTAGGGCCAGGCAGATGATGATCAAGGAATCAGAAACCTCAAATCAGTGATGAGGAGTAAGAAATTGAGAAACAAAAGTTGTCACTTACCCCAAACGGGTATTGCCAAAATCACTAACTTATCTCACAAAGGAGTGAGCCAATGACGCACGAAAAATATATTGAACAAATTTCACTGTGGTTAGACAATGAACTCAGCCCCGCCGAAAGCGCCGAACTGCAAACCCACCTGGCCGAATGTCCCGCCTGTGAGCGCATTTGCCAGGCTTTGCAGGGGATTGACCAGTTTCTGCATCAGGCGTCAACCGTGATGAAGGGACCCCAACCGGGTTTTAGCGCCCGCTTTGAGGCGCGGCTGGCCCGCCAGAACGACAGGCGAAACCAGATGTGGTTGGGCCTGACCGTACTCTTCCTGGGTACGCTTGCTTTTGCCGTGATTGGCGCTATTGCCGGGGGTGCAATTCTGATTGGCGCCAGGGCCACCATGCTTAACGTGCAAACACTTTATTACTTTCTGGGTGAGTTAGGCGGCGTGGTCAACCAGATTCGTGCTTTTATTAACCTGGGCGGCCTGTTTTTCAAAGTGGCCTTGCTGGCCATGAGCCAACCTCTTTTCTGGGGTTATGTTATTGTTACCATGCTCTTAACCGCCACCTGGTTCCGGGTAATGCAACTGCTCTATCGCCGGGCGCCGGTTACAGGCAACCTGTTGCTAGTTTGATCAAAATAAACTTCAAAACATACTTTAGTTACGCTGGATCGGGCAAAGAGGTTGTGGCGTACGGCGTATTGCGGATGCTTTTTAGCCCCGCACCACGCCATACCCCATCACCACCCATCAACATCCATAAATCAAACCCTGGCCGGAAACATTATCTTTAAGAAGGAGTAAACCATGAAACAAAAACTTTTAGTCTTACCTTTAATCTTAATTCTTTTTCTCATCTTTGCGCCCCCTGCTTTGGCCCAAGGCCCCGAGGACGGGCGGGTTGTGTTTGGGGGGAATCTCACCTTAGAGGCCGGGGAAGAGATTAACGGCGATGTAGTTGTATTTGGCGGCAACGTGACGTTACGTCCAGAGAGTGTCGTTGACGGCGACATGGTTGTATTTGGCGGCAACGCCAACGTAGATGGCACCATTAAAGGTGATATTGGCATGCTTGGCGGCAACATCAATCTGGGCGATACCGCTATAGTTGAAGGAGATATTGGCCTTATCGGCGGCAATGCCTCGGTGGCTGAAGGTGCCCGGATAGAGGGCAAAATCGAAAGAATAGGCGGAAGACTCAACGGCGAAGAGGGTTTTTCCGCTCCTATCCCGCCGATCCCGCCTATCCCTCCCATTCCCGACATACCGGAAGCTCCCGAACCGCCTGTCAGGACTCACACCTGGCCAGATAAAGCCTTTGGCTTTTTTGAAAACTTGGTCAGCGACATTGTGGGGAACATTACTTTACTGATTGTATTGGGCGTGGTAGGTTGGTTAGTGGCCACCTTTATGCCCCAACAGATGAAAACTGTAAGCGATGTTATTGTAGACACGCCGGTAGTGAGTTTTGGCGTTGGCTTGTTGACCACCCTTATTGTGATGGCCAGCATGCTGCTGGTATTGACCATTTGCCTGGCCTTTGTGCCCCTCATTGCGGCGGTTCTGCTGGGGGTTGCGATCCTGCTAGGTTGGCTTGTGGCCGGTCAAATTCTGGGAGAACGTTTACTGGTAGCCGCCGGAAATCCGGCCCCTAACTTTGTGCTCTCCACCGTGGTCGGCGTGATGATCCTCACCATTGTGGCCAATATGCCCATTATCGGCCAGATACCCTGCATCGGTTGGATTTTAGGTTTTCTGGGCTGGCTGGCGGGCATGATTATTACCCTGACCAGTTTAGGCGCGGTTATCCTGACCCGCTTTGGCGCCCGGCCTTATTACGCTGCCTCATACCCCACCCCCCGCGGCCCGGCGCCTGTTCCCCGGCCCAGGCCCGGCGCCTGGACAAAGGCCGACTTCTCTGACGAAGATTTTTCAGACCTGGACGTAAACAGCGCCTCTGATGCCGAACTGCGGGCCAAGATCAGAGCCGCCCTGGATGAAGCCGGTGAAGAAGAAAAACCCAAGAAAAAACGAAGCCCCCGGAAAAAACCAACCGGCGAGGAATCGCCGGAACCGGATGAACCCACCGGCAACAACCCCGACCCCGATGCGGATAAATAGACCGCAGGCCGGGCCCAATCAAGAACAATGCCGGGCGATACCGGCGGCACCATAGCGCCGCCGGTATCGCTTTTAATTTTTCAGCCCCACTCTCTGGCCCATTCGCCGGGTCACTTGCCGCCGGATTATCTCTAGCTCTTGCACCCGGAGCAGGTAGGCCAGCCCTACGTAAACCAAACCACCAACCAGAATACCAATGATCCCACCCAGCCACTTGCCGGTTGCAGGCAAAACAGGCAGCAAAACCAACAGCACCAGGGCCATGCCTGCCGCAGCTAAACTCATCTTGGCCACAGAGGGCCACAGAGCGGTTTTAGCCAACCCGCCCATCAAAGGGCGCAGTAAAATCAACAAGGCCGCCATTTCCAATGTCACGGCAATGGAATTGGCCAGAGCCAAGCCGCCGTGGAGCGGCCACGCCAACCAGGCAAAAAGTCTCAACAACGTTAAACTTAAGCCAATATTAAGCGCCATTGCCACCACGGCTACGGCTACCGGGGTTTTGGTATTTTTGAGAGCATAAAAGGCTCGCGTCACTATTTCCACTACGGCATGGCCTACCAGGCCCAGGGCAAAAAAGCCCAAAGCCCAGGCTGTGGTTGCGGTTGAGGCGGCATCAAATTTTCCCCCCTGCAACAATAAGCGCACAATTGGTTCGCGCAAAATGATCAGGCCCACCGAGGCGGGCAAGGTTAGAAAAAGCAAATTACGTAAGGTTATGCCAAATACGCGGCGCAACTCGTCCTGTTCTCCCCGGGCCGCCAGCGCCGCCAGGGTGGGGAAAAGGGCCGTGGCCACCGACTGGGCTATAATGCCCTGCGGCAGCAGCATAATGATCCAGCCGTAATTGAGCGCGGTCAAACTGCCCTCAGCCAGGCCGGAGGCCAGCACCACGTTGACCACAAAGTTTATTTGCACTGCGGCCAGGCCCAACACCCGCGGGGCCATCAGCCGCCCCACCTCGCGCAAACCGGCCTCGCGCCAGGCCAATACGGGCCGGTAACGCATCTGTTGCCGCACCAGGCCCGGCACCTGGATGAACAGGTGGCCCACGGCCCCCAGCACTACGCCCGCCGTTAAACCCCGCACCCCCCAGGTAGGCCCCCAAAGCCACGCGCCCATAATAATGGCCCCGTTATAAATAACCGGGGCCAGGGCCGGCAGAAAAAAATGCTGGTGCGCGTTCAAAATACCCATCACCACGCCGCTGATTCCAAAAATAACCGTAGAGATGAGCATCCAGCGCATCAATTCAATGGTCAGCAGTTGTTGGGCCGGGGTAAAATCGCCAAAAAAGGCCCGGACCAACCAGGGCGCAAAAATTGCGGCGGCGGCGGCCAGGCCTGATAAAATAAGCATCACCCAATTAATCACAGCCGACGCCAAACGCCACGCGCCGGTCAAATCCTGGCGGGTCAGATAGCCGGTAAATACGGGAATAAAGGCAGAGCCTAAGGCTCCGCCGGCCACCACGTAAAACAGAAAATCAGGCAAACGAAAAGCAGCCAGGTAAGCGTCCATCTCGGCGCTGAGGCCAAACTGGCGGGCAATGACCATCTCCCGCAACAGTCCCAACAGCCGGCTGACAATAAACAGCGCCATCACCAGCGTGGCCGCCCGGGCAATGCGCCTGATATGAGTTGTGGTTTGGGTTGTTTCGGCCTGGTTCATAAAAGAAGCGTTCGCCAATAAACACCAAGTAACAAATTCCCCGCACTGTACCTTTTTTTTCTATTCGTGTCAATTTGGGTAAATTATTGGATTCGCCCTACTTTCCGCTTTAAGCTATACTTTCCTCCATTGTGGCTAATCCGTACTTGCAGGAAATATGATGATGCATAAAGAAAGCAAAATAAGGGCTGATGAAAGATCAAGATATTCACCAAATCATTTCCATCTTGCGAGAAAGTGCCAAAGTTTGGGCCTTGCCAATGGTAGAAAGTATGGGCCGGCAGGAGAAACGGACGCCCTACCAGATTCTCATCGCCACCATCCTTAGCCTGCGCACCAAAGATACCCTCACGGCGCAAATAGCGCCAAAGCTTTTTGCCGTGGCCGATAATCCAGATGATATGGTTCGCCAATCACCTGAAGAGATTGCGGAGATCATCTATCCGGTGGGGTTTTATCGCAACAAGGCTAAAAGCATCATCGCCGTTTCGCAAATGCTCCTTGACCGGTACAACGGCCACGTGCCTG from Anaerolineae bacterium encodes:
- a CDS encoding sigma-70 family RNA polymerase sigma factor, with translation MTTPVSPPVSRTAEQAIEKQDAPENQTQEKAWALAAQNGDSAAFMHIVDAYQRPVFNLCYRMLGDAAQAEDAAQETFLRVYTRLETYNHNRKFSSWLLSIASHYCIDQLRRRRYQMISWDDLPPWRWLPTSEPEPEDAVLIGETHETLRSLLDNLPSEHRAAIILYYWHDLSYEEIAETLETTVSAIKSRLFRARQMMIKESETSNQ
- a CDS encoding zf-HC2 domain-containing protein produces the protein MTHEKYIEQISLWLDNELSPAESAELQTHLAECPACERICQALQGIDQFLHQASTVMKGPQPGFSARFEARLARQNDRRNQMWLGLTVLFLGTLAFAVIGAIAGGAILIGARATMLNVQTLYYFLGELGGVVNQIRAFINLGGLFFKVALLAMSQPLFWGYVIVTMLLTATWFRVMQLLYRRAPVTGNLLLV
- a CDS encoding polymer-forming cytoskeletal protein, whose amino-acid sequence is MKQKLLVLPLILILFLIFAPPALAQGPEDGRVVFGGNLTLEAGEEINGDVVVFGGNVTLRPESVVDGDMVVFGGNANVDGTIKGDIGMLGGNINLGDTAIVEGDIGLIGGNASVAEGARIEGKIERIGGRLNGEEGFSAPIPPIPPIPPIPDIPEAPEPPVRTHTWPDKAFGFFENLVSDIVGNITLLIVLGVVGWLVATFMPQQMKTVSDVIVDTPVVSFGVGLLTTLIVMASMLLVLTICLAFVPLIAAVLLGVAILLGWLVAGQILGERLLVAAGNPAPNFVLSTVVGVMILTIVANMPIIGQIPCIGWILGFLGWLAGMIITLTSLGAVILTRFGARPYYAASYPTPRGPAPVPRPRPGAWTKADFSDEDFSDLDVNSASDAELRAKIRAALDEAGEEEKPKKKRSPRKKPTGEESPEPDEPTGNNPDPDADK
- the murJ gene encoding murein biosynthesis integral membrane protein MurJ, translating into MNQAETTQTTTHIRRIARAATLVMALFIVSRLLGLLREMVIARQFGLSAEMDAYLAAFRLPDFLFYVVAGGALGSAFIPVFTGYLTRQDLTGAWRLASAVINWVMLILSGLAAAAAIFAPWLVRAFFGDFTPAQQLLTIELMRWMLISTVIFGISGVVMGILNAHQHFFLPALAPVIYNGAIIMGAWLWGPTWGVRGLTAGVVLGAVGHLFIQVPGLVRQQMRYRPVLAWREAGLREVGRLMAPRVLGLAAVQINFVVNVVLASGLAEGSLTALNYGWIIMLLPQGIIAQSVATALFPTLAALAARGEQDELRRVFGITLRNLLFLTLPASVGLIILREPIVRLLLQGGKFDAASTATTAWALGFFALGLVGHAVVEIVTRAFYALKNTKTPVAVAVVAMALNIGLSLTLLRLFAWLAWPLHGGLALANSIAVTLEMAALLILLRPLMGGLAKTALWPSVAKMSLAAAGMALVLLVLLPVLPATGKWLGGIIGILVGGLVYVGLAYLLRVQELEIIRRQVTRRMGQRVGLKN
- a CDS encoding endonuclease III, producing MKDQDIHQIISILRESAKVWALPMVESMGRQEKRTPYQILIATILSLRTKDTLTAQIAPKLFAVADNPDDMVRQSPEEIAEIIYPVGFYRNKAKSIIAVSQMLLDRYNGHVPDDLDELLKLPGVGRKTANLVLTAGFNKPGICVDTHVHRISNRWGYIQTKTPEETEFALRDKLPPEYWLEYNGLLVGMGQNLCTPISPWCSHCAVKPFCDQVGVERRR